Below is a genomic region from Prochlorococcus marinus str. MIT 0918.
CAATTACATCATCATTACTCTGAGAAGAATTATTAGAATCTTGCCCTGATGAACCATCAGCTGCCTGAGAGGCAGCATTAGCTTGTTGATAAACAGAGGCTCCTAAAGTATATAGTTCTTTCTGTAAATCTTCTAATAAAGTTTTCATCGTTTCAAAATCATCTTTTTCTGTAGCTTCTTTTAATTGAATACGTTTCTCTTCTACTTTTGCTTTTGCATCTTTATCAACCTTATCTCCTAATTCTGTCAGTTGTTTTTCTGATTGATATACAAGAGTTTCTGCTTGATTTTTAATATCAATTCGTTCGCGCTTTTCTTTATCAACAGAAGCATTATTTTCTGCATCTTTAACCATTTTCTCAACTTCATTATCGGATAAAGTTGATGCTCCTGTAATGGAGATACTCTGTTCTTTACCGCTGCCTTTATCTTTTGCAGTTACACTTAAAATTCCATTCGCATCAATATCAAAAGTAACCTCAATTTGTGGAACTCCACGAGGAGAAGGAGGAATGCCATCTAAACGAAAAGTTCCAAGACTTTTATTGTCAGATGCCATTTCTCTTTCGCCTTGTAAAACATGAATTTCAACATTAGTTTGGCCATCAACCGCTGTCGAATAAGTCTCTGTTTTTTTAGTAGGAACAGTTGTGTTTCTAGTAATCATTTTCGTCATAACACCTCCCAAAGTTTCAACTCCTAAAGAAAGAGGTGTGACATCTAGTAGCAAAATATCTTTAACTTCACCAGCTAAAACGCCTCCTTGTATAGCAGCACCAACAGCAACAACTTCATCAGGGTTAACTGTTTGATTAGGATCCTTGCCAGTTACTCTCTTAACTAATTCTTTTACAGAAGGCATCCTTGTTGATCCACCAACCATAACAATTTCATCAATCTCTCCTGTCGATAACTTTGCATCTTTCAGAGCTTGTTCCACAGGAACTCGACATCTATCTATCAAATCAGAAGCCAGTTCTTCAAATTTTGCTCTCGTAAGTGTTAAATCTAAATGCTTAGGGCCTTCTGGTGTGGCAGTAATAAAAGGAAGATTAATTTCACTTTGCGTAGCATTAGATAACTCAATCTTTGCCTTTTCTGCAGCTTCTGTTAGGCGCTGGAGGGCTTGTTTGTCCTGTCTCAGGTCAATCCCTTCATTTGTTTTAAACGTTGCAGCTAAATGATCAACAATAACTTTGTCAAAATCGTCTCCTCCCAGATGTGTATCTCCAGAAGTAGACAAAACTTCAAAAACACCATCTCCAACTTCCAACACCGATACATCAAAAGTTCCACCACCCAAATCAAAAACTAAAATACGTTCATTACTTTTTTTATCTAAACCATAAGCAAGTGCAGCAGCAGTTGGCTCATTAATGATTCTAAGAACTTCTAAACCAGCAATCTTTCCTGCATCTTTAGTAGCTTGACGCTGTGAGTCATTAAAATATGCAGGAACAGTAATCACGGCTTGAGTAACCGTTTCACCTAAGTATTTTCCTGCATCTTCTGAAAGCTTTCGCAAAACTTGAGCACTCACTTCTTCAGGA
It encodes:
- the dnaK gene encoding molecular chaperone DnaK yields the protein MGKVVGIDLGTTNSCVAVMEGGKPTVIANAEGFRTTPSVVAYTKNQDQLVGQIAKRQAVMNPENTFYSSKRFVGRRVDEVNEESKEVSYGVEKSGSNVKLKCPVLDKQFSPEEVSAQVLRKLSEDAGKYLGETVTQAVITVPAYFNDSQRQATKDAGKIAGLEVLRIINEPTAAALAYGLDKKSNERILVFDLGGGTFDVSVLEVGDGVFEVLSTSGDTHLGGDDFDKVIVDHLAATFKTNEGIDLRQDKQALQRLTEAAEKAKIELSNATQSEINLPFITATPEGPKHLDLTLTRAKFEELASDLIDRCRVPVEQALKDAKLSTGEIDEIVMVGGSTRMPSVKELVKRVTGKDPNQTVNPDEVVAVGAAIQGGVLAGEVKDILLLDVTPLSLGVETLGGVMTKMITRNTTVPTKKTETYSTAVDGQTNVEIHVLQGEREMASDNKSLGTFRLDGIPPSPRGVPQIEVTFDIDANGILSVTAKDKGSGKEQSISITGASTLSDNEVEKMVKDAENNASVDKEKRERIDIKNQAETLVYQSEKQLTELGDKVDKDAKAKVEEKRIQLKEATEKDDFETMKTLLEDLQKELYTLGASVYQQANAASQAADGSSGQDSNNSSQSNDDVIDAEFTETK